A genomic segment from Heterodontus francisci isolate sHetFra1 unplaced genomic scaffold, sHetFra1.hap1 HAP1_SCAFFOLD_58, whole genome shotgun sequence encodes:
- the LOC137365902 gene encoding histone H2B-like yields the protein MPEEKKTAAKKGAKKALNKPSAKGGKKRRKSRKESYSIYIYKVMKQVHPDTGISSKAMSIMNSFVNDIFERIAGEASRLAHYNKRSTISSREIQTTVRLLLPGELAKHAMSEGTKAVTKYTSSK from the coding sequence atgcctgaagagaagaaaacagctgctaagaagggcgccaagaaagccttaaataaaccgtcagcaaagggcggcaagaagcggagaaagtcgaggaaggagagttactccatctacatctacaaagtgatgaagcaggttcaccccgacaccggcatctcctccaaggccatgagcatcatgaactcgtttgtgaacgatattttcgagcgcatcgcgggtgaggcttcccgcctggcccattacaacaagcgcagcaccatcagctcccgggagatccagaccaccgtgcgcctgctgctgcccggggagctggccaagcacgccatgtcggaagggacaaaggcggtgaccaagtacaccagctccaagtaa